TGGCTTTTTTATTTTATTCGAGCACGATTTCGATGGTGTGGCGGGCATAGCGCGGGGAACCCTGATGGGAAAACGCAATGCGGCCGCGTTCTCCATCACGTGCGACAAGCTGGCCGCCCTTGATCTCTTTCACTTGATAACCCCACATCACAAATTCAAGCTCGGCTCGATTCGCCGGCTTGCTTTCGACTTCGACCGTCACGGTTTTCCCTTTGATGTGCTGATCTAAAATCACGCAACCCCGCGACGAGCCACCGGTCTGCACTTCCACAAATGGCGGAATGATTGTAAAAAATTTGGCCAGGCGCAGCGTGAGCGTCACCGGCGTTTCGCCGACTTCAAGTGAAATGGGCCAGCGAATCAGATCGGCGCGTTCGTCAGGTTTGACTTCGATGAGATGATCATCGCGGCGCAACTCCGCAAGCTGAGCGGTCGAGGGAAAAATCGGCTTGAAATCCACGCGCAGCGGCGGCTGCGTTTGCCTTTTTGCGCGGCCTGGAAATGGCCGGATTTTGAATTGAAACGTCAACAGATTCGCTTCGCGGTGGAAAAAGAAAAGAAGCTGTTGCTCGTCAATGGAAATCGGGCCGGCCGCAAAAAAGGGCCAATGCAACGGCAGATACGGCGCCATCTCGAGACGATGCGCGAGCGCATTCGGCTTCAGCCCCAACAGCCCTTCGTAAAGCGCCTGTAAAAATACGCTCTGCGACCAGGCTTGATGCGGACAAACGCCGGCGGGCTGATAAATTTCGCCGTGCAACACTTCCTCCAAGCAGCCCAGCGCACCGTGCTGAAAATTTCGCATGGTATTTTGCAGGTGCATCAAACCTTGCAGCCAGCGGCCGTACCGAAATTCGGCCAGCGCCGTCCAGCCGGTGAACAGCGGCCACACGCTGCCGTCATGATAACCATGCGGATTGTAAAACGGATCATCGTCGGCGATGAGACGCACGCCCCAATCGGTGTTGAACGCCTTGCTCGCCAATTTCCGCAACGCCTGAACGCCGTCTTCAGGCCGGCCATAACCAAACAACAACGGCACGGCGGCGAGCGTGGTGACGTTGGAATTAAAAGTTCCGTCGGCATTTTTGCCGTGATAAAAACAGCCGGCCTGCTGATTCCAAAAATCCTGCTCCAGCAAATTGAGCGCCTTCTGATGCGGGGTAATCCACCGCTCCGCGAGATCGGTTTTGCCGAGCGCCGTCGCGAGTTGTATTGCTGCATGCAGCGCCTCGGTCCAACAGCCGGCGAGGTAATGCTCGACGTGGGCGCCGAAAAGCTTGCCGCCCTCGATCCAGCCGTGACCGACATTCGTGTTTTCAATCAAGCCGTCGCCGTCGCGATCGGTGGTTTCGAGAAATGCCATTGCTTTCTCAATGTGCGGCCATTCTTTTTTGACAAACGCCAGATCGCCGGAATGATTCAAATAGCGCCCCATCAAAATCACATAAAGCGGCGTGGCATCAGCGGCGTCGTAATGCGCCGCCCCGCTGGTGGTCAGCTCGTGGAAAATTTTGCCGGTGACATCTTGATGCCCCCCGAAGAAACGCAAAACCTCTTTCACATTTTCAAAATCGCCGTAATACAGCATTGCAAACGCCGTCCAACACGCGTCGCGGCCAAAAAACCACGCGTAGCCGGGACGGCCCGCGCTCCAGCCCTCACCGGTGTTTGCAAAACCGGCCAGCAGCGAGCGCCCAAGTGAGGGAACGTGGCCGACAAAGGCATCGGTTTTGAGCTTTGCCCACCGCGCCGCCACGTTGAACTGCGGCTCCGGCGTGTCGATCTCAGCGAATTTTTCCAGCACGTGATAGCGGCGGCCAGCTTGTTGCGCGTATAATTTCGGCGTTTGCTCGGGGAAGGTGCCGAGCAATTCTTGCAGCGACGAGTCATTCGCCTCGCCGCCGAGAGCGATAAATCGCGCCGACTGCTTGCCCTTCACGTCGAGATGCCAATGAAAGGTGACACGCGCTTTCGAGGCGTTCTCCTCCGAGATATCCTCGACGTCGACCGCGAGGGGAGGCGCATCGAACCATGCCTCAGTTTGCCAGCGCCGCCGCGCTTTCGGCTCACGCTCGAAGGCAACGACGAAATGCGCGCGAAAGAGCCGGCGAAAATCTGAAAAATGCGCTTGACTGTGGCAAACGCGCCCGCGCCGATCCTGCGTTTGATATTCGATTTTCGACAGCGCCCCTTCCGGATACGGCCACATCAAACGAAAATCAACTTCAAAAGAAAGCACCAAGAACAACTCGCCATCTCCTTCAAATTCCCAATCGACGACGGCCAGCGGCGCGTCGTGACCCACCCAAATCCGCTCGCAGATGGATAGTCGCTCGGTTTGGCGGCGGCGCTCGATTTGGTGCGGGCGAATCAAAACCTCGGCCTCGGCGCCGTTTTCCCACAGCGTTTCACCGCCGGCGTTTTGCATGCGCAACGAGACATTGCGGCACAGGCGCAGCGGATGGCTCCAAATTTCCGTGATCGGTCCGGCCTCGGTTCCCATGAGCAAAATGCGCTCGCCGCTGAGATCGAAAAAATGATTGCGCCCGGCCTCGACGTTTAAATACGGGCTGACCTCGAGCGGTTTGAGCGGCGCCCAGCTTTCCCATCGCGGTAACTCGATCAGCCGGTTGTTCTTTTTGATTCCAGCCAGCGTCGGCTGCCAGATTCCTTCCCAGCTCTTTTTTTCATGCCTTTCTTGCAGAAGGTGGCGCAAACAAGCCTCCGTAAAAGCCTCGAGCTGCGGGCGAAAGAGATTTTGCGCGTCGGAGAAATAAAGATACGCGCCCACGCACAAGGCGTTCGGCCGGTCGTATTCCCACGCCAATTTTTGGCCGGAATCAAAACCGATGTAATACCGATGCACACCCCAAACGTTTCCCTGCGGCCAGTTTTTGGCGCCATAACCAAATCGCCAGCATGGCGCGCCGGCTTTGGCATTCCACAAATAAATCCCGCCGCCGAAAGGCGACAGCGGCGAGTCGCTCGCCGGCAGATGCGCCAGAAATCCCATCAAGCCGCGAATCTCAAATCCCTGCGGCGCGATCCACTCGTTTTCCGGCTTGCTCTGCTGATCATAATGGCCCGCCTCAGCCAGATCCGGCCAAATTTTCTCTAAACCCAACGGTACCACCGCCTGCACTGCCGCCAAAGAGAGAAACAATCTTCCGCCACTTTTGAGAAATCGCCGCATTGTTTTCCACTTCACGGCCTGGGACCTCGGACTTCGGAATTCCGTTTCATGCCACCACAAAACATAATGCCGCCCACGACTTGGAATTTGCTCCGAAAAAATCCGCCGCGCCGCCGGGAAACGCGCTTTCAGCCACTGCCAGGCGGCTTCGACCTCGGGATCGCTGGCGCCGGTGTCGAGGAAAAGAATATGAGCGGGATGAGTCGAGGAAGGCGAAGTGGATTTTTTACGACGACGGAAGGTTTTGCGCACGGATTTTTGTTTTAATTTTTCCAAATATTCTCGCGTGACAACTCAGCAGCGTAAGCCAAAGCCACGCGAATGTCAACAAGCTTTAATTGCGGATAGTGATCAACAAGCTGTTGCGAGATCAAGCCTTCGGCGAGGCCATCGAGAATGATGGCAATGTCGATGCGCGTGCCGCGAATGCACGACTTCCCGCCACGAATTTTTGGATCAATTTTAATTCTTTTAAGCAGCTTTTCCTGGTGCAGGATATCTTTCTGTTTCTTGGTCATAATCTCACCCCTTCTTTTTCAATAGCATGATACAATGGCGTATAGTTTAAAGGTTTGGAATGCCAGCGTGAGCGTTGCCGGATGATAGAAGTAATAATCTGATCTTGTGCCAGGGCAATTTCATAAAGTTGATCTCTTAGGAAGCGCCGGAATTTCGGCGTCACCTCTTGCGGCACCAAAACCAACAAATCAATATCCGACTCCGGCGTTTCTTCGCCGCGGGCGACGGAGCCGTACAGAATCACCTCCGCTTCGGGCGCAACCTGGTGAATGGCGGCGGCGCAAGCGGCCAGCAAACCGGCTTTGGCGGGATGGAGTTTTTGCCAATCTTGGTAGCTTTTCACAATTAAAAATTTAGGCAAATAATCTTCGAATGTCAATCCCAAAGTCGTACACTCGTACTGTACCTCGTCCCGTCTCCCTTTGCCTCTGTTGCTCTTGCAATTTACCAAGACTAAAGAAAAACCACTTTGCTTTTTAGATTGGCTTTTTGTATATTTTTGCAGTGACTTTTCACAAAATTTTATGGAAAAGGCCGAGCTCGTAAAATTCTGGTTGGATTCAGCCGCCGAAGACCTCACGGTGTGCGAATCGCTTTTCGAGAAGAAGCACTACGACTGGTGCCTGTTCATCGGCCACCTCGTTTTGGAAAAAGTTCTCAAAGCGCTGTGGATTCGCGAGCATTATCCGGAACTCCATCCTCGAATTCATAATCTTGACAAGTTGGCGGAACGTATTCCTCTTGAATTAACAGATCAGCAAAGAGCCTATTTACTCGAAGTCAATATGTTTTATCTGCAAGGGCGTTATCCTGAAGAGAAAAGCGAATTTTATAAGATTTGCACGCGTGATTTTACGCAGCAAAACTTTCATGCAATCAAGGAGTTTTACCAATGGCTCTTGACCCAGTTCTAGACTGCGCAAAAAAATTCATCGAAAAAGTCCGGGAACAGGGAATCCCTGTTGAAGTGGCTTACTTATTTGGCTCGTGGGCGCAGGGACGCGCAACCGAATGGAGTGATATCGACCTTGCCATCGTTTCATCGGCTTTCGAGGGAACAAAATTTTATGATCGAAGAAAACTGTATCGCGCCATTCTTGATGTGGACACTGCGATAGAACCTCATACCTATCGTCCACAGGACTTTAATGAAAGCAATCCTTTCGTCCGCGAGATTTTGCGCACAGGAATTCGCATTGCCTGATTGATTTTACCGGGCTTTCCTCCGCCTTCCTTTCTTCCCTCCAATTTTTTCTTTGAAATCCCCCTGCCGATTGCTTATATTAATTTTCTATGACAAATACAGTCGCCGAGAGCAACGCTTCATATTACGACCAAAACGTCCGCCACTCGGGATTTTCCTCGACGCATCGCTACTTGCTCGAGCACATCGCGCCAAACACCACCGTGCTCGAGCTGGGCCCGGCCTCGGGCTACATGACCAAAGCCCTGGCCGCGCAAGGTTGTCTCGTCGACGCCATCGAGCTCAATCAACACGATGCGGCCAAGGCCGCGCCCTATTGCCGGAAAATGATCGTCGGCTCGGTCGAAGATCTCGAAAATTTTATTTTCCATTCAATTCATCTTTCATTTACATTCTGATCCGGGCAATACAAACATAACTCAACCGCGAATGAAAGCAAATTGGCGCGAATAGGAAATGAAGAATTCTTCTGCAACAACTGCTTCTCCCCTGCCAGCCGAACGAGAGCAGACAATTTTATCTGTCAATTCTGCGCTTCGCAGCGTGCACGCCTTTGCGCTTTTCGCGTTCGCTGCGAGTGTGAGCTTTTCCATCGCCGGCGCGCACATGAGTTTGGGATTGTTGGCGCTGTGCGTGATGGCGCAAGTGGCAAAGAGCAAAGGGCAAAGCGCAAGCTTCAAACTCGGCATCGAATGGCCGATTCTCACGTTTGTAACAGCCGCGCTGATTTCCACAACGCTTTCCGATCTGCCGCTGGCGAGTTTGCGCAATCTGCGGCATCTGCTGACAATTCTCGGCGCGTACGCGGTCGCCCATTCGTTGCGGCAACATCCCGAATGGCGAAAGCTGTTGCTGTGGACGTTTATCGGCGCGGCGACGTTGGCCGCCATTTGGGGATTGGCTGAATACGCGCTGGGCCGCTCCAGCAAGGTGCAAAGCACCCAAGGCACGACGATGACGTGGGGCGCGTTGTGCGTGATGTTCATGGCGTTCACATTGCAACTGGCGCTCACCGCTCCCGCCCGGCGCGAGCGTTGGCTGGCGCGGGCGCAGTTCATTCCGCAAATTCTTGCGTTGCTCTTCAGTCTCGTGCGCGGCGCGTATCTCGGGTTCGCCGCCAGCGCGATTTACCTTCTGCGGCAATATTGGAGGAATCGCCAATTGCTGCTGAAAAGAATTTTGCCGGTCCTGATGATTCTTCTTTTCGCCACAACACTGCTGGCGCCGGACAAGGTGCAACAACGCCTCGCCGCCATTTTTGATCTGAACACGCCTTCGACGCAAGTTCGCTTGATTCAGTGGAAACATGCGTTACAAATCGCGGTGGATCATCCTTTCTTTGGCGTGGGCTGGCGCGATTTGCAGCCGGTGTTGCGGCAATATGCCACGCCCGATCCCAATATTTCCGCAGGCATCACCAAGGATGTTTTTTCCATCGGCCATTTTCACAGCACGTATGTGACGATACTCGTCTGTTTCGGCGCGGCAGGCCTGCTGGCTTTCGCCTGGCTGATGCTCGCCGTTTGGCACGCGCTCGGCAAAGCGATCGAGCGCACGGACAGCGAGCATGGCCAGCGCATCATTTTCGCCAGCCGCGCCGCGATGCTCGGTTTTTTGGCTGCCGGTATTTTTGATTGGACGTTCGGCGACGCGGAAGTCGTCACCATGCTGTGGTTCGTGATCGGCATGGGGCTTGGTCAAGCCTGGGCGAGCGAAACGGAAAAACAAAAATCATGAGCGCGTCCATTTCCGAGACCGAAGCGATCATGCCCCCGCCCAAACGCGCGCCGTTATGGCGCAGCGGTGTTCACGTGTTCTTGACCAGCATTGTTGCGATTGTTTTAGCCGTCGCCAACAACATCATCATCGCGCGCGCGCTCGGCTCTGCCGGCAAGGGCAGTTACGATCTCGCGCTCACCACCGCGGCGCTGCTCACCGTCGCGCTCGGTTTCTCGCTGCCGGTGGGCGTCACTTATGTCGTTGCGCGCGGCCGCGCAAATGTACGGCGACTCGCCTGGCAATTGGTAGGCTTCGCGATGCTGTTCGGCGCCTTGGCAACCGCTGTTCTTTACGCTTTACGCCTTACGAGTTTTGCCAATTCTTTCATTCCCCCGGACATGGGAGAATGGGCCATCGCGCTCATCGTGACGGCTGCCATTCTCGCGGAAATCGTCAATTATTGGCGCGCGATATTGAACGGTCGCCGGGAAATTATTCAAGCCAACCGCAGCGACGTGATCAGCCGCGCCGGCCATGTTCTGCTTTTGTTGTTGGTGGTCGGCGTGATGGCGGCGCAGAATCATCACGCCGGCCCCGTCCTTTTCATCGCTGTCTACATCATCGCGCTGTTGCTGGCAAATCTGTTTTTTTTAAAACCGCTGAGCCCGGCCTTGCAAGCCGGGCGCGGCGCGAGCGGATGGCGTGAAGTCATGGCGTATTCATTCACTTGCTATTTGGGCAATCTCACGCAATTCCTCAATTATCGACTCGACGTCTTTATGGTCACCTATTTTTCCGGGGTGAAAACGCTGGGTTTGTATACCCTTGCCGTTTCACTGGGCCAAATGATTTGGTTGGTGTCCAAAGCCGCCGCCACTGTGTTGTTACCGAATGTCGCTGCCTCGCAAGAGATGGCTGCAGCAAACGCCAAGCGCACGGCGCAGATCACGCGCCTCGCTTTCATGATCAGCGCCGGATCGGCGTTGCTGTTGGCCGTGTTTGCCGCGCCGCTGGTGCCGTGGATTTTCGGCGAAGAATTTCGTCCGAGTGTGACGCCGCTTTTGTTGCTGCTGCCCGGCATCGTCGCATTCAGTGCCGCCAATGTCATTGCCTCCTATCTCGCCGGCATCGGCAGACCGGAGCTGAATTTGCATGTGGCATTGGCCGGCGTGATCGTCACCGTCTTGCTCGATGTGCTGCTCATCCCGCGTTTCGATATTGCCGGCGCGGCGATTGCCAGCACGCTGTCGTATTTGACCAGCACCATTTTCAGCATCCGGTTTTTTAGGCGCGTGTCCAAATTGACGGTGCGGGAAATTTTGTGGGTCACGCGCGAAGATGTCGGGCTTGGCATTTCATTGCTGCGCTCGCTCTTGCAGCGCGAAAAAACGATGGAGAATCGCTGAAGTGTCGCGCCTCAAAATTCTCGTCATCGCGTCGTGGTACCCGAATGAAACCGCCCCCGCCAACGGAATTTTTATACAGG
Above is a genomic segment from candidate division KSB1 bacterium containing:
- a CDS encoding GH116 family glycosyl hydrolase — translated: MEKLKQKSVRKTFRRRKKSTSPSSTHPAHILFLDTGASDPEVEAAWQWLKARFPAARRIFSEQIPSRGRHYVLWWHETEFRSPRSQAVKWKTMRRFLKSGGRLFLSLAAVQAVVPLGLEKIWPDLAEAGHYDQQSKPENEWIAPQGFEIRGLMGFLAHLPASDSPLSPFGGGIYLWNAKAGAPCWRFGYGAKNWPQGNVWGVHRYYIGFDSGQKLAWEYDRPNALCVGAYLYFSDAQNLFRPQLEAFTEACLRHLLQERHEKKSWEGIWQPTLAGIKKNNRLIELPRWESWAPLKPLEVSPYLNVEAGRNHFFDLSGERILLMGTEAGPITEIWSHPLRLCRNVSLRMQNAGGETLWENGAEAEVLIRPHQIERRRQTERLSICERIWVGHDAPLAVVDWEFEGDGELFLVLSFEVDFRLMWPYPEGALSKIEYQTQDRRGRVCHSQAHFSDFRRLFRAHFVVAFEREPKARRRWQTEAWFDAPPLAVDVEDISEENASKARVTFHWHLDVKGKQSARFIALGGEANDSSLQELLGTFPEQTPKLYAQQAGRRYHVLEKFAEIDTPEPQFNVAARWAKLKTDAFVGHVPSLGRSLLAGFANTGEGWSAGRPGYAWFFGRDACWTAFAMLYYGDFENVKEVLRFFGGHQDVTGKIFHELTTSGAAHYDAADATPLYVILMGRYLNHSGDLAFVKKEWPHIEKAMAFLETTDRDGDGLIENTNVGHGWIEGGKLFGAHVEHYLAGCWTEALHAAIQLATALGKTDLAERWITPHQKALNLLEQDFWNQQAGCFYHGKNADGTFNSNVTTLAAVPLLFGYGRPEDGVQALRKLASKAFNTDWGVRLIADDDPFYNPHGYHDGSVWPLFTGWTALAEFRYGRWLQGLMHLQNTMRNFQHGALGCLEEVLHGEIYQPAGVCPHQAWSQSVFLQALYEGLLGLKPNALAHRLEMAPYLPLHWPFFAAGPISIDEQQLLFFFHREANLLTFQFKIRPFPGRAKRQTQPPLRVDFKPIFPSTAQLAELRRDDHLIEVKPDERADLIRWPISLEVGETPVTLTLRLAKFFTIIPPFVEVQTGGSSRGCVILDQHIKGKTVTVEVESKPANRAELEFVMWGYQVKEIKGGQLVARDGERGRIAFSHQGSPRYARHTIEIVLE
- a CDS encoding DUF433 domain-containing protein is translated as MTKKQKDILHQEKLLKRIKIDPKIRGGKSCIRGTRIDIAIILDGLAEGLISQQLVDHYPQLKLVDIRVALAYAAELSRENIWKN
- a CDS encoding nucleotidyltransferase domain-containing protein; the protein is MKSYQDWQKLHPAKAGLLAACAAAIHQVAPEAEVILYGSVARGEETPESDIDLLVLVPQEVTPKFRRFLRDQLYEIALAQDQIITSIIRQRSRWHSKPLNYTPLYHAIEKEGVRL
- a CDS encoding HEPN domain-containing protein, translated to MQFTKTKEKPLCFLDWLFVYFCSDFSQNFMEKAELVKFWLDSAAEDLTVCESLFEKKHYDWCLFIGHLVLEKVLKALWIREHYPELHPRIHNLDKLAERIPLELTDQQRAYLLEVNMFYLQGRYPEEKSEFYKICTRDFTQQNFHAIKEFYQWLLTQF
- a CDS encoding nucleotidyltransferase domain-containing protein, which produces MALDPVLDCAKKFIEKVREQGIPVEVAYLFGSWAQGRATEWSDIDLAIVSSAFEGTKFYDRRKLYRAILDVDTAIEPHTYRPQDFNESNPFVREILRTGIRIA
- a CDS encoding O-antigen ligase family protein; this encodes MKNSSATTASPLPAEREQTILSVNSALRSVHAFALFAFAASVSFSIAGAHMSLGLLALCVMAQVAKSKGQSASFKLGIEWPILTFVTAALISTTLSDLPLASLRNLRHLLTILGAYAVAHSLRQHPEWRKLLLWTFIGAATLAAIWGLAEYALGRSSKVQSTQGTTMTWGALCVMFMAFTLQLALTAPARRERWLARAQFIPQILALLFSLVRGAYLGFAASAIYLLRQYWRNRQLLLKRILPVLMILLFATTLLAPDKVQQRLAAIFDLNTPSTQVRLIQWKHALQIAVDHPFFGVGWRDLQPVLRQYATPDPNISAGITKDVFSIGHFHSTYVTILVCFGAAGLLAFAWLMLAVWHALGKAIERTDSEHGQRIIFASRAAMLGFLAAGIFDWTFGDAEVVTMLWFVIGMGLGQAWASETEKQKS
- a CDS encoding polysaccharide biosynthesis C-terminal domain-containing protein gives rise to the protein MSASISETEAIMPPPKRAPLWRSGVHVFLTSIVAIVLAVANNIIIARALGSAGKGSYDLALTTAALLTVALGFSLPVGVTYVVARGRANVRRLAWQLVGFAMLFGALATAVLYALRLTSFANSFIPPDMGEWAIALIVTAAILAEIVNYWRAILNGRREIIQANRSDVISRAGHVLLLLLVVGVMAAQNHHAGPVLFIAVYIIALLLANLFFLKPLSPALQAGRGASGWREVMAYSFTCYLGNLTQFLNYRLDVFMVTYFSGVKTLGLYTLAVSLGQMIWLVSKAAATVLLPNVAASQEMAAANAKRTAQITRLAFMISAGSALLLAVFAAPLVPWIFGEEFRPSVTPLLLLLPGIVAFSAANVIASYLAGIGRPELNLHVALAGVIVTVLLDVLLIPRFDIAGAAIASTLSYLTSTIFSIRFFRRVSKLTVREILWVTREDVGLGISLLRSLLQREKTMENR